One part of the Pandoraea faecigallinarum genome encodes these proteins:
- a CDS encoding hemolysin family protein: MSGYGFLFSILLLVLASAFFSASEISLTAAKRTKLQVLMEKGDEQAVKVLALKEQPGNFFTVVQIGVNAVAVLGGVLGESFLTGYLFEWLSPFTDQALALRLAGIGSFLFITIAFIQFADLIPKRLAMVNPERVAMAIIDPMLLCLKVLRPLVYLFNGVANLFLRMFKLPTHAIDNITSEDIAAMVGAGAQAGVLRKQELHLIENVFELESRTVGSVMTFRDDVVYFTISEDERSIRQKITESPHSKYLVCRDEIDNVLGYVDSKDLLQRIASEDLSSVIRNLDRLYAKKLLVIPDTLNLSEALARFKETREGFAVIINEYGMVVGVVTLNDIVGALMGDVVHPADEDQIVQRDEHSWLVDGVTSVEDVKKTLDIDELPGEGKFETIAGFMIYQLKRIPKKSEATEAAGYKFEVVDIDNYKIDQLLVTRLGAVAEAAIAASKAAENPAAQRTS; encoded by the coding sequence ATGAGTGGTTACGGTTTTCTTTTCAGTATTCTCCTGCTGGTGCTGGCAAGCGCCTTCTTTTCCGCTTCCGAAATCTCGTTGACCGCCGCCAAGCGCACCAAGCTGCAGGTGCTCATGGAAAAGGGCGACGAACAGGCGGTCAAAGTGCTCGCTCTCAAGGAACAGCCGGGCAACTTTTTCACCGTCGTGCAGATTGGTGTGAACGCGGTCGCGGTGCTCGGCGGCGTGCTCGGCGAGAGCTTCCTCACCGGCTATCTGTTCGAGTGGCTGTCGCCCTTTACCGATCAGGCGCTGGCGCTGCGCTTGGCCGGTATCGGCTCGTTCCTGTTCATCACGATCGCCTTCATCCAGTTCGCGGATCTGATTCCCAAACGCCTCGCCATGGTCAATCCCGAGCGGGTGGCAATGGCCATCATCGATCCGATGCTGCTCTGCCTGAAGGTGCTGCGCCCGCTCGTCTATCTCTTCAATGGCGTCGCCAATCTGTTTCTGCGCATGTTCAAGCTGCCGACCCATGCCATCGACAACATTACCTCGGAAGACATTGCGGCGATGGTGGGCGCCGGCGCGCAGGCCGGTGTGCTGCGCAAGCAGGAACTGCATCTGATCGAGAACGTGTTCGAACTCGAGTCGCGCACCGTCGGCTCGGTCATGACCTTCCGCGACGACGTGGTCTATTTCACCATCTCCGAGGACGAGCGCAGCATTCGCCAGAAGATCACGGAAAGCCCGCATTCGAAGTATCTTGTTTGCCGCGACGAAATCGACAATGTGCTGGGTTACGTCGATTCGAAAGATCTGCTCCAGCGCATTGCGAGCGAAGATCTGTCGAGCGTGATCCGCAATCTGGATCGCCTCTACGCCAAGAAGCTGCTGGTGATTCCGGACACGCTGAACCTGTCCGAAGCGCTCGCGCGCTTCAAGGAAACCCGTGAAGGCTTCGCCGTCATCATCAACGAATACGGCATGGTCGTCGGCGTGGTGACCCTCAATGACATCGTGGGTGCGCTCATGGGCGACGTGGTCCACCCCGCCGACGAAGATCAGATCGTGCAGCGCGACGAACACTCATGGCTCGTCGATGGCGTGACCTCGGTCGAGGACGTGAAGAAGACTCTCGATATCGACGAACTTCCTGGCGAAGGCAAGTTCGAGACCATTGCCGGGTTCATGATCTATCAGCTCAAACGCATTCCGAAGAAATCGGAAGCCACGGAGGCCGCAGGATACAAGTTCGAGGTGGTCGACATCGACAACTACAAGATCGACCAGTTGCTCGTAACCCGCCTCGGTGCCGTGGCCGAGGCCGCTATCGCGGCCTCAAAGGCCGCGGAAAATCCGGCGGCGCAGCGGACATCGTAG
- the recD gene encoding exodeoxyribonuclease V subunit alpha: protein MIDRRHTGDASGAPLADSGVVRLAQGFARRMELLARGNGADEVICRYVRRAAFEVSLATSEGHVCVPLDNLLDVQASGELFPGDAPALSVWRDALFASGLCAPASLARALAGEAQGDAFPLLLDDHDRLYLARYYGYEARLAAALARKLSTTQRLSDAPDSPAGSITAADRERLHRYFGDGVLLSPDGRREPNWQMAAAALALRRSLVVLSGGPGTGKTTTVVGLLACLLERDANLRVALAAPTGKAAQRMQEALTARQYLPQAVRMALPEAAVTLHRLLGVLPESADQVGRRFRHHAGNPLPYDLIVVDEASMIDLSMATALLEAVPDEARLILLGDKDQLAAVEAGAVFGELSAQRAFSEAMRAQLLTALAWPADDLPRSGPLAPGASATPNVSTCARTARGLEDAVVWLERTYRFGAHSAIGRLASAIKTGRVIDARKEFAVGESALATSGEQRETRAVLAEGVSPDRVLLSEDGGIQLSSHNLNVLADGYGQYLEALAQAMQTIEQLGDPAAAMSTDIAMVAQPVFAAFGQFRVLCATRGGRRGVEFLGAQLTALLARRAGVALGAGGGAWFAGRPVLVTQNEYALNLFNGDIGIALPLGPSGTLRVAFATPDGRYRLYSPASLPAHETAFAMTIHKSQGSEFERVAIVLPEQASRVLSRELVYTGVTRARREAWLFSPWPVIASAIARPTQRDGGLTDRLTEVLATMSAAPPDFPRPLRPR, encoded by the coding sequence ATGATCGACCGACGTCATACGGGGGACGCGTCCGGTGCGCCATTGGCCGATAGCGGTGTCGTGCGTCTCGCGCAGGGATTCGCGCGCCGCATGGAACTGCTGGCGCGTGGCAATGGCGCCGACGAGGTCATATGTCGCTATGTGCGGCGCGCCGCCTTCGAGGTGAGCCTTGCCACGTCGGAGGGCCATGTCTGCGTGCCGCTCGACAACCTACTCGACGTGCAGGCCAGCGGCGAATTGTTCCCGGGAGATGCGCCCGCGCTGTCCGTCTGGCGCGATGCGCTTTTCGCGAGCGGACTGTGCGCACCCGCCAGCCTCGCACGTGCCCTCGCAGGCGAAGCACAGGGCGACGCGTTTCCATTGTTGCTCGACGACCATGATCGTCTGTATCTGGCGCGCTATTACGGGTACGAAGCCCGTTTGGCCGCCGCGCTGGCCCGCAAGCTCTCGACGACGCAACGCCTTTCCGACGCGCCGGATTCCCCTGCCGGGTCCATTACCGCGGCGGATCGGGAACGCCTGCATCGTTACTTCGGCGACGGTGTACTTCTCTCGCCGGACGGCCGGCGAGAGCCGAACTGGCAGATGGCCGCTGCGGCGTTGGCGCTTCGACGCTCGCTGGTCGTTCTCAGCGGTGGTCCGGGAACGGGCAAGACGACGACTGTCGTCGGTCTGCTGGCATGCCTGCTGGAGCGCGACGCCAACCTTCGTGTCGCGCTCGCCGCCCCCACGGGCAAGGCGGCACAGCGGATGCAGGAGGCGCTCACGGCGCGTCAGTATCTGCCGCAAGCTGTGCGCATGGCATTGCCCGAGGCGGCGGTGACGTTGCATCGCCTGCTGGGCGTGTTGCCCGAGTCGGCCGATCAGGTCGGGCGGCGCTTCCGTCATCACGCCGGCAATCCTTTGCCCTACGACCTGATCGTCGTGGACGAGGCGTCGATGATCGACCTGTCGATGGCGACGGCATTGCTTGAGGCGGTGCCGGACGAGGCGCGCTTGATTCTGCTGGGTGACAAGGATCAGTTGGCCGCCGTCGAAGCTGGTGCGGTATTCGGGGAACTGAGTGCGCAGCGGGCATTCTCCGAGGCGATGCGCGCGCAGCTTCTGACGGCGCTGGCGTGGCCCGCGGACGATTTGCCGCGTTCGGGTCCGCTCGCGCCGGGCGCGTCGGCTACGCCGAATGTGTCGACCTGCGCACGCACGGCGAGAGGACTGGAAGACGCCGTCGTCTGGTTGGAGCGGACCTATCGTTTCGGCGCGCATTCGGCGATCGGACGACTGGCGAGCGCGATCAAGACGGGCAGGGTTATCGATGCCCGCAAGGAGTTTGCCGTTGGCGAGAGCGCGCTTGCGACCTCCGGCGAGCAACGAGAAACGCGTGCCGTATTGGCAGAAGGCGTATCACCCGATCGAGTGCTGCTCAGCGAGGATGGTGGCATCCAGTTGTCGTCGCACAATCTGAATGTGCTTGCCGACGGGTACGGCCAATACCTGGAAGCGCTCGCGCAGGCCATGCAAACCATCGAGCAACTGGGAGATCCGGCTGCGGCCATGTCGACCGACATTGCAATGGTCGCGCAACCGGTGTTCGCCGCTTTCGGTCAGTTCCGGGTGTTGTGCGCGACGCGTGGCGGGCGGCGGGGCGTTGAGTTTCTGGGTGCGCAGTTGACGGCACTGCTGGCGCGTCGCGCGGGCGTGGCGCTGGGCGCGGGAGGTGGCGCGTGGTTTGCGGGGCGTCCCGTGCTGGTCACGCAGAACGAATATGCGCTCAATCTCTTCAACGGGGATATTGGCATCGCCTTGCCGCTTGGGCCATCGGGCACGTTACGCGTTGCGTTTGCGACGCCGGATGGCCGTTACCGCCTGTACTCGCCGGCGAGTTTGCCCGCCCATGAGACCGCGTTTGCCATGACGATTCACAAGTCGCAGGGTTCGGAGTTCGAGCGCGTCGCCATCGTTCTGCCCGAACAGGCAAGCCGTGTGCTGTCGCGCGAGTTGGTCTACACCGGTGTGACGCGCGCGCGTCGTGAGGCGTGGCTGTTTTCGCCCTGGCCGGTGATCGCGTCGGCCATCGCGCGGCCGACGCAGCGCGATGGAGGCCTGACCGACCGGCTGACCGAGGTGCTGGCTACGATGTCCGCTGCGCCGCCGGATTTTCCGCGGCCTTTGAGGCCGCGATAG